The Couchioplanes caeruleus nucleotide sequence ATCTCGATGCGGCGTCCGATGCGAACGGAGGAGACCTCGCTCACGCCGAGCCGCGGCAGTGCGTTCGCGACTGCCTGGCCCTGCGGATCGAGGATCTCCGGCTTGAGCATGACGTCGACGACGACGCGAGCCACGGGCACTCCTGACTGTAGGCGCGCAGTTGGGTGGCCCTCTAAGGGGCGAGCACGCGAAGCCTACCCTGTACGGCCGCCGATCGACCCATCGGCCGGTGTCGGCAGGCTGACGCCCAGCGCGCTGAGCAGGGCATCTCGACGGTGATCTCGAACACGCGCCCCGGACGGTACGCGACCAGGTGATCACCGCAAGCGACGACACCCCATCTCACGGTGATAGGTGTCAATTGAAGTCTTGTCCTGAGGCAGCGAGAACTTTAACGTTCGGTCACCACTTCGATGTATTCCCCCGCATCGATGACATCGGAAGGAGCCCGGCGTGCGCATCCGCATCGCTGTCGTCTCTCTGGCCACCGCCCTGACCGGCGTGCTGGCCGTACCCGCCGCCGCCCAGGCCGCCGACGACGGACCCCAGCAGATCATCGGCGGGAACACCGTCTCCTCGGCCCCCTGGGTCGCGGCCGTCTTCAGCAACGGCAGCTTCACCTGCTCCGGCACCATCATCTCGGCCGACTACGTCCTCACCGCCCGGCACTGCATCAGCGGCACGATGTCGGTGCGCGTGGGCAGCGTGAGCCGCTCGTCCGGTGGCGTGACGCGTACCGTCTCCTCCACGACGACCCGCAACGACCTCGCGCTGATGCGCCTCAGCAGCTCGGTCTCCACCTCTTACATGCCGCTGGCCAGCTCGAACCCGCCGGTCAACTCGACCAACTCGATCTACGGCTGGGGTCAGACCTGCTACAGCGGTTGCGGTGCCTCCGCGACGCTCAAGACCGCCACCGTCCGGGTGACCAGCACGAACGTCACCGACGCGTACGGCGGCCAGGCCATCCGCAGCACCGCGATCAGCGGCAACGCCTGGCGCGGCGACTCCGGCGGCCCCGAGGTCTACAACGGCGCGCAGGTCGGCGTCGCGTCGACCGCCGACGGCCAGAGCATCCAGAACTACGGCAGCGTCGCGTACAACCGCAGCTGGATCACGCAGGTGGCGGGCGTCTAGAAAATCAAGATCTTCATGTCGTAGCCCGGTGGGTGGTGCTGACCGCAACTCCCGTCGAGGCCGGGGCCGGGGCCCAGCATTCGCTGGCCCTGGCCCCTTCATTCTGCGTGCGTGGCTACAGGATCGGCGCGGGTGCGTAAGCCGCCGCCTCCGGGTGCGCGGCGACGATCTCCGCCACCCGCGTGGCCACGGCCTCGACCTGAGCGGGCGCCGCCCCGACGAATGCGGCCCGATCGGCGACCAGCGCGTCGATCTCGGCGCGCGACAGCTGCAGCCGCCCGTCCGCGGCGAGCCGGTCGAACAGGTCGTTCTCGGCGATGCCCTTCTCGCGCATGGCGAGCGCCACCCCGACCGCGTGCTCCTTGATGACCTCGTGCGCCACCTCGCGCCCGACACCCTTGCGCACGGCCGCGACGAGAATCTTCGTGGTGGCGAGGAACGGCAGGAACCGGTCCAGCTCCCGGGCGATGACCGCCGGGTACGCCCCGAACTCGTCGAGCACGGTGAGGAACGTCTGGAACAGCCCGTCGGTGGCGAAGAACGCGTCCGGCAGGGCCACCCGGCGGACGACAGAGCAGGAGACGTCGCCCTCGTTCCACTGGTCGCCGGCCAGCTCACCGACCATCGACAGGTAACCGCGGACGATCACCGCGAGCCCGTTGACCCGTTCCGACGAGCGGGTGTTCATCTTGTGCGGCATCGCCGACGAGCCGACCTGGCCCGGCTTGAAGCCCTCGGTCACCAGCTCCTGGCCGACCATCAGCCGGATCGTGGTGGCCAGCGACGACGGGCCAGCGACGACCTGCGCCAGCGCCGACACGACGTCGAAGTCCAGCGAGCGCGGGTACACCTGCCCCACGCTGGTGAGCACGCGCTTGAAGCCGAGGTGCTGCGCGACCTTGCGCTCCAGCTCGGCGAGCTTGCCGGCGTCGCCGTCGAGCAGATCCAGCTGGTCGGCGGCCGTACCCACCGGGCCCTTCACGCCGCGCAGCGGGTAACGGGCGATCAGGTCGTCGAGGCGCTCGTACGCGATCAGCAGCTCCTCGGCCGCGCTGGCGAACCGCTTGCCGAGGGTGGTGGCCTGCGCGGCGACGTTGTGCGACCGCCCGGTCATGACGAGGTCGCTGTGCTCGGCCGCCCGCTCGGTCAGCCGGGCCAGCGTGGCGACGACTTGGCCCCGGATCAGCTCGAGCGACGCGCGGATCTGCAGCTGCTCGACGTTCTCGGTGAGGTCCCGCGAGGTCATGCCCTTGTGGATGTGCTCGTGCCCGGCAAGCGCACTGAACTCCTCGATGCGCGCCTTCACGTCGTGCCGGGTGACCCGCTCGCGCTCGGCGATGCTCGCCAGATCAACGTCGTCGACGACCCGCTCGTACGCCTCCACGACCCCGTCCGGAACCGCGATCCCCAGATCCCGCTGCGCGCGCAGCACGGCGAGCCACAGCCGCCGCTCCATCCGGATC carries:
- the purS gene encoding phosphoribosylformylglycinamidine synthase subunit PurS; its protein translation is MARVVVDVMLKPEILDPQGQAVANALPRLGVSEVSSVRIGRRIEIEFAGEADLETAREIADKLLANPVIEDFTLRVDEPAAAQTSA
- a CDS encoding S1 family peptidase → MRIRIAVVSLATALTGVLAVPAAAQAADDGPQQIIGGNTVSSAPWVAAVFSNGSFTCSGTIISADYVLTARHCISGTMSVRVGSVSRSSGGVTRTVSSTTTRNDLALMRLSSSVSTSYMPLASSNPPVNSTNSIYGWGQTCYSGCGASATLKTATVRVTSTNVTDAYGGQAIRSTAISGNAWRGDSGGPEVYNGAQVGVASTADGQSIQNYGSVAYNRSWITQVAGV
- the purB gene encoding adenylosuccinate lyase yields the protein MSIPNVLASRYASADLVALWSPEEKIRMERRLWLAVLRAQRDLGIAVPDGVVEAYERVVDDVDLASIAERERVTRHDVKARIEEFSALAGHEHIHKGMTSRDLTENVEQLQIRASLELIRGQVVATLARLTERAAEHSDLVMTGRSHNVAAQATTLGKRFASAAEELLIAYERLDDLIARYPLRGVKGPVGTAADQLDLLDGDAGKLAELERKVAQHLGFKRVLTSVGQVYPRSLDFDVVSALAQVVAGPSSLATTIRLMVGQELVTEGFKPGQVGSSAMPHKMNTRSSERVNGLAVIVRGYLSMVGELAGDQWNEGDVSCSVVRRVALPDAFFATDGLFQTFLTVLDEFGAYPAVIARELDRFLPFLATTKILVAAVRKGVGREVAHEVIKEHAVGVALAMREKGIAENDLFDRLAADGRLQLSRAEIDALVADRAAFVGAAPAQVEAVATRVAEIVAAHPEAAAYAPAPIL